From a region of the Dictyostelium discoideum AX4 chromosome 2 chromosome, whole genome shotgun sequence genome:
- a CDS encoding hypothetical protein (Similar to Dictyostelium discoideum (Slime mold). diacylglycerol kinase protein DgkA) codes for MSKLLFSLFLIFSIISVTFGNIAVPHIPMNIPDRNSKNENVPNNLVYKQTYYAPPNVQTPSKLPISNQPPQTQSPQTQSPHVNTNPTYQSTTKPQNDNNNNNYNNNNSNNNTNNNNNNNNNNNNNNNNNNNNNNNNNNNIKNNNNKNNNEVYNNLRASNSNTYTPNKPVMVTKTFSNETPIRQTPQPTPSLPITRETITRESITREPITREPATRELITNEPQNQPTNRPQNYSDNNIQERQASPRVYQTEQPKSSANTTPAFSNTPSNSQFSKSNSQISSQTPALSKPSN; via the exons atgtctaaattattattttctctcttcttgattttttctattattagtGTTACTTTTGGT aatataGCTGTACCTCATATCCCAATGAATATTCCAGatagaaattcaaaaaatgagAATGTTCCAAACAATTTGGTATATAAACAAACATACTATGCTCCACCAAACGTTCAAACACCATCaaaattaccaatttcaaatcaGCCTCCACAAACTCAATCACCACAAACTCAGTCACCACACGTTAACACTAATCCAACTTACCAATCAACAACCAAACcacaaaatgataataataataataattacaataataacaatagcaataataatactaataataataataataataataataataataataataataataataataataataataataataataataataataataatattaaaaataataataataaaaataataatgaagtatataataatttaagagCCTCCAATTCTAATACATATACCCCAAATAAACCAGTAATGGTAACAAAAACTTTTTCCAATGAAACACCAATTAGACAAACACCCCAACCAACACCAAGTCTTCCAATAACAAGAGAAACAATTACCAGAGAATCAATCACAAGAGAACCAATTACTAGAGAACCAGCTACCAGGGAATTAATTACAAATGAACCACAAAATCAACCAACAAATAGACCACAAAATtatagtgataataatatccAAGAACGTCAAGCATCGCCAAGAGTTTACCAAACTGAACAACCAAAATCATCAGCCAATACTACTCCTGCATTTTCTAATACTCCTTCAAATTcccaattttcaaaatcaaactcTCAAATTTCTTCCCAAACCCCAGCCCTTTCCAAACCttcaaattga